Below is a genomic region from Hyalangium minutum.
TCACTCTTCCTCAAGGCTACGACTGACGCTCGCTCGCCCCTGGCCAGCAGCCCTGCTCGACCGCCTGCCCTCTACGGGGATCGGCGAACTGATACGGTGAATCTCCATCAGGCGGGCGAGGTCAACCCTGTAGTAGGGGAACAGGTAGTTGCGCGCGCACTCTCCGGTGCGCCGCCGCCAGTGCGTGCCCGGGTCTGCCAGCTCCTTCTGGCGCTCCATGAGTGCCGCGTGGAGCAGCCGCGCGGGCTCCGGGGCGAGCTTGAGGTTGGCCCTGCTGAACTCTGTTTTCAGGCGCTCGTGCCGAGGGTTGTCCCGCGTGCGCTGGCGCTCGATGCGCAGGCTTCCCGTGAGCAAGTCCAGCACTCTTCCCCCCATGCTCGCGTCCGCCTGGCTGCCGGGCAGCGGAATGGCCAGCGCTTCCTGCACGCGGAGGCCATGCCACCGCATGACACTGATGAAGGCCTTGGCCACTACATCCGGCATCGCCATCTGCAACCGTGGGTAGGTGATAAAGGGCTCGCGCAGGCTGCGCGGCACGTCTCTGCCGCCCGCGTAGCAGCGGGGCAGCACGTGCGTGTCCAGCGGGTTGGGCACGTGCCACCACGCGGGGCTGGGAATGTCCCGGCAGCGCCGGTACACCTTGCCCAGCACGTGGCGGTGGCTCTCTGCGGTGCGCGGGGTGACGCGCCCGGCCTGGCCGTCCAACATGCTGCACTCGGGGCTCATCCGGTAGTCGAGGTACTCCTTCCAGTCAGCCGTGGTGGGCCGATCGATTCCCCTGCTGCGCAGCCACTCCAGCGCGGCGCGGATGTACCCGTCCTCGGACAGCATCGTCCGGCGGGCAATGCCCGTGGTGCGCGCGCGGTGCTGGTACCACTCGGCCAACTCGAAGAACGTCGGCTCCTGGTACACGGGGCCCTGCCACGCGCGGTGCCCCTCGAAGGGCTGCGCGCCTGGGGGCTGGGAGGGCGGAATGCCCGGCACATGGCCGGAGTAGCCGGGCGCGAGGTAGCCGCCGTGGCCGTACGGCACCCCCGGTAGCCCGTACCCCTGCGCAGGCTGCACGGGGTGGCCGTAGTGCGGCGGGGCGGTGTGGCCGCCCTGGTAAGGCTGCACGCCGTGAGGCTGCGCAGGCTGCATGCTGTGGCGCGGGCGGAGCTCCCGCCTCTCTGGCAGCGGTGCCAACTGCGCAGGGTCCTCCAGCCGCCATGCATCCTTGCCATAGTTGTCGTCTTCGTACTGGCTCACTTGGCACCTCCGTTCGTGGTGTCGGTCGGGTTGTTCGAGTCGTCGCCGGGGTTCTGTCCTTCCTTCACGAGGTGCAACCCTCGTCTCTCAGTCTGGATCCCGCCCACCAACACGGCCTGCGCCTTCAGCAGGGCGGCGTTCGCGGTCGGCTTGCCCTGATGGTTCTGGAAGTAGAGCGAGGTCGTTATGTAGCTGTCGTGCCGGAGCGCCTGCTGCCCCTCGCCCAACGTCGAATTGGTTGACGCGAGCACCGCCCCCAACGTGTCGCGGAAGCCATGGAAGGCCAGAGCCCCGCGCTTGCCGGTCTTGCGAGGGAAGTCCTCGGGCGCCACGTCGCGGATCCGCTCCATGAGTTCCTGAAGGCGGGCCTGGCCGTAGTTGAACATGTACGGGCTCAGCGCATCCCGTCGCCCCCAGGGGTCATTGCCCGCTAAGGCCTCCTTCCGCTCCTTCCATGCTCCGAGCAGGAAGCCGCACAGCACCGCTGTCACGTCGAAGTGCGCGAAGCTGGCGACCGTCTTCAGCTCCTGCTCACCCTTGCGGCGTGCCACCCGCTGGCGCTGCACAGTCAGCTTCCGCCAGTCCGGGCTCAAGTCGGTGTCCCAGCGGAGCCCACGCGCCTCCGAGACTCGCAGGCCCAGCAGCCCCAGCACGCACAGGAACGCGCGCTCCGTGTCATTCTTGCAGGCGTGCGCCAGCAACAGCCGGAAGGTAGTGGCCGGGTCTGCCATGCCGCGCGGCTTCCGGCGTCCCACCTTCCAGTTGGGGAAGGTGGTCGGGTCTCTCAGGGCCACCATGGGCCACCAGTTGCGCGCGTACTTGTAAGCGGCGCTCAGGTACTTCTTGTACTGGTTGGCGGTGGTCGGCACGAGTCGGCGCTTGTCTCCCTCCTTCAGGTTGAGTCGCCACTGGAGCACGTCCTTCACCTGGCCCGGCGTCGGGAAGGGCGGGAGCACCTGCGTAAACCACCGGAGCGGCGGGGCGTAGCTCTCGTACGTGGAGAGGGCTCGCCCTTGCTCCTTCAGGCAGTGCTCCAGGTAGAGGTTCACCACGTTCCTCACCGTGGGCGGCGCGAGCGGCCGAAACAGGCCGTGCTGAATCGGGTGCACCACCTCCGCCTGCAGCTCGTGCACTGAGGCGCCGTACTCCACCGGCACCACATCGCCCTGCGCAGGCACCGTGAGGTGGCTCGGGATCGGCGGTGCGGTGTGACTGCCCTTGTGGAGCTGCTTGCCGTGAGGCTGCGCAGGCTTCTTGCGGCTGCTGCGGCGCTGGCGGCCCTGCCTGCGCTCGGGCAGCGGTGCCAGCTGCGCAGGGTCCTCCAGCCGCCACGCGTCCCTGCCCTGGTCGTCGTCCTCGTAGTGGCTCACTGGGCACCTCCCCGCGTGAGCGCATCCGGCCTCACCTTGCCCAGCGCCTGTGCCTGGCGCGGCAACTCTGCGAAGCGCTGGAAGTCTGCCGCGTTGAGGAGGAGCGGCCACCGCAAATCACGCGCTCGTGCGTACACGGCGTGCAGGTGGTTCCTCATCACGTTGGCCGTGCCGGGCTGAATCTCCCCGCGCTGCATGCGCTCGGAGAGCCATTCCCAGACCTGCGCGCGGCTCGGCTTGGCGTGGTGGCCGAAGCGCTCCAGGGCCAGGCGGAAGGTGTTCGCGTGGGCCTTCTGGGTGTGGCGGCTCTGGTGCTGGAGGAAGGCCTTCTCGTACCACGCCAGGAGTGTGCCCAGCGTCGGCGTCTCCGCGCCAGCCTTCAGCTTCGCCCTGCCGAGCGCTCGCCCCTTACGCGACTCCCGGCGGGCTGTCGTCGCGGTGCTGCTTGGCGCTGCGCTGTCACCGCGCACCTGCGCCTTGGTGCCGTACTCCCGGGTGGTTGCAGTCCAGCGCGTCAGTCTGTCTGCGTGCGCCGCTTGCTCCTTCGTCCTCCTTTTGGTGGCGGGGCGCCGTCCACCACGTGGTGCCTTACCGCCTCGCGGCACTCGCTTATCCGTGCCCTTGCGACGTGCAGAGCTGCGAGCGCCTCGAAGAACGAGGCCGCATACAACTTCGTCGGCGCCCCTCCTTCCGCCTGCGCCCTCTCGACTTCCGTCAGTCGCGATGCCTGTGTCAGTGTCTGCTCCACCTTCAAGAGCAGCTCGAACGCGTTGCCGAAGAGTTCGAACGCCTCGATCTCCTTCTGCTCCTGCGGCAGCCGCGCAAGTTCCGGTGGTGCCTCCCACGGCCCATGGCTGTGCGTTGTCTCGCTGCCCCCGCCCCTCAACAGCGTGAGCTTTGGCGGGCCCTTCATTGTGTCGTCTGCCATGGTCGGCTGCCTCCCGTGAGTGGGCCGCCATCTTCGCCTGGGCGCTGGGCTGCACGCACGCGCTGCCCGAGGCCTGCGCGCAGCTGCCCGCCCCGGTGTTACTAGCCGCCGCGCGCAGGCTCAACACCGCGAGCATGCCCAGCAGCAACACCACCAGCACCGCCACCGCGAGCTTGAGCGAGGCCATGGCCGAGGCCCACCGCCGCTCGGCCGCGCGGGCCTGCTGCATGCGCAACATGCTGGTGAGCGCCGTGCGCGTGAGCGCGTCCGGCCTCACCTGGCCGAGGGCCTGCCCCATCCTGCGCAGCCCGGAGGACACCTCGGAGAGTTCCACGCACGCGGCGCTGTCGTGGCTCACCTCCAGCGCCAGCCCGTGCGGCGTGCTCACCACGTGCGCAGTCCACCGGCCTGGGGCCTTGGTGGCACTGCGCGGGGTGGCCACCACCAGCGCCGCCGCTCCCGTCTCCCGGTTGTAGGCCTGGTAGGTGCGGCCCACCTCGCCGGGCACTCCCTTGCACCGCCGGAGCACCCGGAACTGCCCCACGGTGTTGCGCTGCCACACCTGCTGAAAGTCTCGCTGCCGTGCCGTCATCGTGCCCGGCGCCATTGCTGGCGCCGTGCCAGCGCTCGCTCCCTCTGAGGCGCGCACGCTGGAGTGGGTTGCACCGTCCACGGCCGTGGACTCCCCGTCCGTGGCCGTGGACGGTGCGCAGCTGCCCGACATGGTGCCGGGGCCCTTGTCCTGGGGGGCGCTCATGAGTGCACCCCCACCTTGCGCAGCACCGCCGCCTCCACCACGCCCCAGGGCAGCACCGTGCGCACCGCCTGCGCGCACTCGGCCAGGCGCGCGGCGCGCTGGGTGGTGCTCACCAGCCCGGCAGCGGCGCCTGCCACGTCGAGCGCCCACTCAGGGTAGGCCGTGCTGCTCACGGCGGCCCACACCGCGTAGCGCGCGCAGTCCTCCTCCGTGCGCAGGTGCTCGGCGCCCACCTCCGGGCCCGCTGCCTGCCGGGCCGCCTCCAGCTCGGCCTGCGCAACCTCCTCCCCGGCCGCCCAGACCTGCACGGTTCGCAGCGCCTCGCGCAGTGCAGTCTCGGTGGGTGCGAGCCGGGGCAGGGCCACGCCTGCGCACGCGCACGCCGCGAGCACCAGCCAGCGCAGGGGCACGTCCGCCGCCACCGCCAGCCACAACAGGCGGTCGCCTCCGGGGCACTGGGCCCAGAGTTGCGCAGGGGTGCCCTGCTGGCCCTGGAGCCAGCGGATGAACTCGGGTGCTGCCTGCTCGCGCAGCACCCACGCCCCGAAGGCGGCGCGAGTGAGGGTGCGCAGCTGCGCGTGCTCAGCCAAGGGCGGCATGAGCACCACCAGCGGGCGGGGCTGTACGGCCGAGGCCTGCGCGGACGGGGTGCCTGCGTGCTCAGCCAGCAGCGCGTCGAGCTGCTGCGCAACGCTGCGCGGGGTGGTGTGGGTGGGAGAGGTACGGGACTTGGAACCGGTGCTGCCGGGGTACTTCGCGCTCTGCCTGGTGCCCATGGCGGGGGCCCTTCAAAGCGAAAGGGCCTGCTGACGGGGTTCAGGCCCGCCAACAGACCCTTTCGACACAGCGGCAGGTGCCCCCGCACGCGTGTGCCAACACCCTCCACCCCCAGCCGTGGACGGACGAATCCATCCGCGCACTGGTGGCGCTCGGGCTCGCAGAATGCCTTAGCATGGGCCGGTCTGGCCCTGCTAGCGCGCCCCGTGGTGCTGAACCCGTCCCCTGCGCGGGACGGCACCTAGTGCACGCGCGGGTGCAGGGTGCCCCCTGCGCAGCCCGGCGTTACCCGGGCTCCCGCCTCGCACCAGACCGTGCGCGGTCTGTCGCCTTCTCGTCAAGTGGGGTGGGTTGGACACCCGTAGTCGCGCAGTGCTTCCGCGCAGTTACAGCGCAGGCACGGCAGGTGCTACGCGTGCGCGCCCCTGCGCGTGCGTCTCCACTGCGCAGCGCAGTTGCACAGCCTGCGCAGGCCGCCCGGCCGTGAAATTTTCACGACTGCGCAGGTGAAACTTTCACGCGCGCCCACGGCGTGGCGCTGCGCAACCCTCTGGATTCTGCCGGATTTCCACTGGCTGCGCGGCATTCGGTTTCACGGCCTTGCGCAGCACCAGGCCCTCGACATGGTGCCCGGCCGCGAGCTGGTGCAGGCGCTCGACGTGGTTCCCTGGCCGCGCGCTGTCTGACGGTATCGTCGACCGCTGCTGAACCGGCGCCAGACTACTTCGGCGTTTCTGTCTCGGGCTCCGCCTGCGCCCAGCCGGTCATCACAAGGAATTTCGCCATCGAGTGTGCAAGGTCTCCGTACTTCTTTTCGAGCGGTTCCATCTGACTGCGCAGATGACCCTCAAACCTTGCAAGGCGTGTCAGTTGAGCCTTGTAGGAGTACGGGCTTGCATCGGGCACGTGGCAATAGCCGAGGAGCGCCTTCCGATTCCTCTGCCACTCTGGTTCCAACTTAGTGAACGCCTTTGCCGTGGTCTCTGCGGCTTCGATGCTTCCGAGGAAGAGGCCGTGTCTGAACTCTTCGGCCATCACAACTGTTTCCGGGTCCAAATATTGGGCGTAGCGGGTCAGTGCGTCGTCAGTCCACTCGCTACTGAGCTTCGCCAAAGAGGTTGCTGCTTGCCCATGGGTTACTTCTGATTTCCCCCACGACGGATACTTGTCATTCAGATCAATGGCGCAGGCCCAATCCATTGCTCCTGAGTCTCTTGCAATCGCGGCATACTGGTAGCGCTTGCGCTGTAGCTGAAGGCCGTCTTTGAACGCAAGAATCGGCTCGACCGCCTGAGCCACAGATCGCTCAAGCATCGTCAGCGCTATAAGCTTCAGCCTCTCTGCCTGAATCGCGGCAGCACGCTTGTCTGCGTTGTTCTGGTAGGTCATCACGCCCTGCACGCCAGCCCCAACAACTACCGACGCGATTGCAACCCAGCCGATTGTGGTGAGGCGCCGTAATCCATGCATGCCATCATTGGTTGTCTTACCCCAGATACCAATCAGCCCACCGACGAACGCGAACACAAGTCCTAGGTAGTCCATCGTCTTTGCACCTCCGCACCTCGCAAAAGAATTGGGCCGTTGAGTAAGGACGCCGCGTTCGAAATGTCCTCGGACCACACGGCGTGCTCCCAGCATAGGCCAACCCTTGGGCTGGTGCTCATGGCACCTGCAAAAGGCCCAGCCGCGAGCAGCACCAGGTGCT
It encodes:
- a CDS encoding tyrosine-type recombinase/integrase; amino-acid sequence: MSHYEDDDQGRDAWRLEDPAQLAPLPERRQGRQRRSSRKKPAQPHGKQLHKGSHTAPPIPSHLTVPAQGDVVPVEYGASVHELQAEVVHPIQHGLFRPLAPPTVRNVVNLYLEHCLKEQGRALSTYESYAPPLRWFTQVLPPFPTPGQVKDVLQWRLNLKEGDKRRLVPTTANQYKKYLSAAYKYARNWWPMVALRDPTTFPNWKVGRRKPRGMADPATTFRLLLAHACKNDTERAFLCVLGLLGLRVSEARGLRWDTDLSPDWRKLTVQRQRVARRKGEQELKTVASFAHFDVTAVLCGFLLGAWKERKEALAGNDPWGRRDALSPYMFNYGQARLQELMERIRDVAPEDFPRKTGKRGALAFHGFRDTLGAVLASTNSTLGEGQQALRHDSYITTSLYFQNHQGKPTANAALLKAQAVLVGGIQTERRGLHLVKEGQNPGDDSNNPTDTTNGGAK